The Coffea eugenioides isolate CCC68of chromosome 8, Ceug_1.0, whole genome shotgun sequence genome has a segment encoding these proteins:
- the LOC113780087 gene encoding transcription factor TCP10-like translates to MQDVSNQGSTRLKPKRAKGNSIEMPGGRIFRSTGRKDRHSKVGTARGPRDRRVRLSPNTAIEFYDVQDRLGYDRPSKAIDWLMKEAKAAIDALEHDFSYATTTNLDGCSILMQPRNPLPEKGLDVQEESRINCSESACRIDSQEYMNNDDTSINNFSFFSMENGVIPPTSSLGFYSYPHGGDLSTSRNNKSQTQGLSPSFHTVQDFSFLFSGGQQGLIPPPSSSSHCQGEINSETARCQRILAWNSNSSNAKGSQETLVNSELPLHFPSPFDQNQLLFHREPLQSSFSPIRGPTLDSQFPNLCFSSARFSSDGGLSELSAAARIPGPEKQKPVSSKPSSPTNLLHYQD, encoded by the coding sequence ATGCAAGACGTTTCCAATCAAGGGTCAACAAGATTGAAGCCTAAAAGAGCAAAAGGAAATAGTATAGAGATGCCTGGTGGGCGCATTTTTCGATCCACAGGAAGAAAGGACCGGCACAGCAAGGTCGGTACTGCTAGAGGTCCGAGGGACAGACGAGTTAGACTATCACCAAACACTGCTATCGAGTTCTATGACGTGCAAGACCGGCTTGGCTATGACCGTCCCAGTAAAGCCATTGATTGGCTAATGAAGGAGGCAAAAGCTGCTATTGATGCTCTTGAGCATGATTTTAGCTATGCTACCACAACCAATCTTGATGGTTGCAGCATTTTGATGCAACCAAGAAATCCTCTACCGGAAAAAGGCCTTGATGTTCAAGAAGAGAGCAGAATTAACTGCTCAGAATCTGCATGTAGAATTGACAGCCAAGAGTATATGAATAACGATGATACCTCCATCAACAATTTCAGTTTCTTTTCCATGGAAAATGGTGTCATTCCACCCACATCCTCACTTGGCTTCTATAGCTACCCACATGGTGGTGATCTTAGTACTTCAAGAAACAATAAAAGTCAAACACAAGGGCTTTCTCCGTCTTTCCACACTGTCCAagatttctcttttcttttttctggtGGTCAACAGGGTCTAATTCCACCACCCTCCTCCTCATCACATTGTCAAGGTGAAATCAATTCAGAAACGGCTAGATGTCAAAGAATTTTGGCTTGGAATTCTAATTCTAGCAATGCAAAAGGATCTCAGGAGACTCTAGTCAACTCTGAGCTGCCACTACATTTTCCATCACCTTTTGACCAGAATCAGTTGCTTTTTCACAGGGAACCCCTTCAGTCCAGCTTCTCTCCAATCCGTGGTCCAACATTGGATAGCCAATTTCCAAATTTATGTTTTTCAAGCGCTAGATTTTCCAGTGATGGTGGGTTATCAGAACTTTCTGCTGCAGCCAGAATTCCAGGCCCTGAGAAGCAAAAGCCAGTTTCTAGCAAGCCATCTTCACCTACAAATCTTCTGCATTATCAAGACTAA